In Pelodictyon luteolum DSM 273, the genomic stretch TACTCCACGGAAATCGAGCAGGAGGTGCTTGCGTGCCTTCTGCTTGAGGAGGATCCGATAGAGCAGGTCGTGCAGATCTTCGCCGACAGCGGAGCACTGGTGTTCTATGAGCGGCGCCACCAGATCATCTTCCGGGCAATGATGCAGCTCTACAACAAGCGGCAGGCGATCGACCTCATCACTGTGAGCGAAGAGCTGGTGAAGATGGGCGAGCTCGACAACATCGGCGGAAGACACTATCTGGCGGAACTCTCCGGCAAGGTGATCAGCGCTGCCAATGTGGAGTACTATGCGCGCCTGGCAAAGGAGAAGTTCCTCTACCGGAGGATGATATCGATATCGACGAAGATCTCGGAGAGCTCCTACAGTTCGTCGATGGACATCTTCGATCTTGTGGAGCACGCCTCCCAGCAGTTCTTCAACATCTCGCAGGCGGGCATCAAGAAAAGGGCCACTCCCATCAAGGAGCTGGTGAAGAACGGCATCCATATGCTCGAAACCCTCCGCGCCTCCCAGTCATCGGTGACCGGTGTTGGATCGGGGTTCTCGGAGCTCGACCAGATGACGGCCGGGTTCCAGCGCTCTGACATGATCATCATCGCTGCGCGTCCTTCGGCCGGCAAAACCGCATTTTCGCTGGCGCTCGCCCGCAACGCGGCCGTCGATTTCCAGACACCGGTGCTCTTCTTCTCCCTTGAAATGGCCGAAGTGCAGCTGGCCGTCAGGCTCATGTGCGCCGAGGCCATGGTGGAGTCGCAGCTGGTGAGGACCGGCAGGATTTCAAACGAGATGATGGGACGCATCATCAACAATATGGACAAGCTGAACGAGGCAAAGCTCTTCATCGACGACACGCCGGGCATCTCCATCATGGAGCTGACCGCCAAGACCCGGCGCATGAAGCAGGAGCATGACATCGGCATGGTGGTCGTCGACTACCTCCAGCTGGTAAGTCCCGTGCGTGACGGCAAGAGCAACCGCGAGCAGGAGATCGCCCAGATATCGAGGTCACTGAAAGCGCTGGCAAAAGAGCTCAACATCCCGGTCATCGCCCTCGCCCAGCTCAACCGCTCCGTCGAGCAGCGCACCGGCGACCGCCGCCCGCAGCTTTCCGACCTTCGTGAATCGGGCTCCATCGAGCAGGATGCCGACGTGGTGATGTTCCTCTCACGCCCCGAGATGTACGGCAAACAGACCTTCGAAGACGGCTCCTCCACCAAAGACGTGGTGGAGATCGTCATCGGCAAACAGCGAAACGGTCCGATCGGCGACATCCGCCTGCTGTTCCTGAAGAACCACGGACGGTTCCAGTCGATGGCCAACGCCTACATCACCGCAGCAGCTGAATCCGAAGTCGATTACGGCAACACCGACCACTACCGGGCGCCCGAAGCGGACCAGCCGCCGGACAGAGAGGGGGCCTATATCAATCATGACGAAGCACCGTTTTAACCTGATTACCTCATGCCCGCACACACACCGAACGAGGAGCCTCCCGCCACCCGGAAAGGAGCGGAAGATGCAGTACCAGGCGCCCGAAAAAGCCGGCGGCGCAAGGAGGAGCGCTACACGGGCATCGCCGCATCCCGCGGCATCGCAATCGGGGAGTGCTATGCGTTCGTAAAAGAGACGGAGATTCCGCTTCCCCTGAAGCTGGAACCCGAAAAGACCGAAGCGGAGGTCGAGCGGTTCCTCACTGCGCTCGGCCGCTCGGAGAAGGAGCTCCGTAAAATAGAGCGCGTCACCATCAAGAAGCTCGGAAAAAGCTACTCGAACCTCTTTCAGGCGCAAATCATGGTGCTGCACGATCCCGTGCTCACCGAATCGGTCACCCGGCGCATCCGCTCTGAGATGCGGCCTGCGAACCTCGTCATCGAGGAGGAGTTCTCGAAGTACCTTGAGCTGTTCCGCAAGTCGGACGACGAACTGTTCCAGGAGCGCGCCGACGACATGCAGGACATCAAGGACCGCATCATCCGCAATCTCCATGTCCGTAAACTGCACTCATGGATCCCTGAAGGGGTGATTGTAGCCTCCGACCACCTCTCACCGGCCGACATCGTGCTGCTCAGCCGCAGCAACATCAAGGGGTTCGTCACTGACACGGGAGGAAAGACCTCGCATATCTCCCTCATCTGCAAGTCACTGAAGATTCCGATGGTCGTCGGGCTCGGCAAACTGTCGCAGAAGGTGGTTGCAGGACGGCAGATGATCATCGACGGAAGCACCGGCACGGTGCTTGTCGACCCTTCGGAAGAGAGCATTGCGGAATACACCGCCCGCCAGAAGGCCGAGCAGAAAAGCGAAGAGGATGAGTCGGAAGCGGCCGTCTATCCCGCAATGACGAAGTGCGGCGTACGGATCTGCTTCTACGCGAACATCGACTTCAAGGAGGAACTCGACGCCATCTGCGCTGCCGGCGCCGAAGGCGTGGGGCTGTTCCGGAGCGAGAACCTGTTCACCGACGCATCCAAAGTACCCTCAGAGTCCCTCCAGGAACGCTACTACTTCCAGATGGCCGACGCCATCGCCCCCCTGCCGCTCGATATCCGTCTTTTTGACATCGGAGGGGACAAGCTGATGTACTCGCCAGTCAAGGAACCCAACCCCAACCTCGGCTGGCGGGGCGTGCGCATCCTGCTCGACCTGCCTGAAATCATCGAAGCACAGATCACGGCCATACTGAAAGCCAACCTCCACGGCAACATCGACATCCTCGTACCGATGATCATGTCGCTTGACGAGATTGCGGCGGTACGCGCCATTCTGGACAGGCTCTACCTGGAGATTTCACAGAAAAGCGGACTGCAGATCGAAAAACCCGGCTTCGGCGCCATGATTGAAGTGCCGGCAGCCGTGGAGCTGATCGAGGAGATCACCCGGGTGGTCGACTTCATCAGCATCGGCACCAACGATCTCACCCAGTACACCCTTGCCGTCGACCGCAACAACGTCATCGTACAGGACCTGTTCGAGAAGTTCCACCCCGCACTCATCCGCCAGCTGTACCGCATTATTTCAACGGCACAGAAAAACCGCTGCAAGGCGATCATATGCGGCGACATGGGTTCCGACCCGCTCGCCCTTCCATTCCTCCTCGGATGCGGCCTCCGCCACTTCAGCGTGGTCAGCTCCGACATCGCAAAACTCAAGTCGCTCGTCGGCCGCTACACGCTCGAAGAAACCGAAGGGCTCGCCCGTGAGTGCCTGATGCTCACCACCGCAGAAGCCATCAAGGACCGCCTTGAACGGTGCCGCAGCATGCACTGAAAACCGCCCTGGATTCCACAGTAAAAACACAGGCCCCCAGCACACCCCTTGCAGGCAGCGTATGCTCCGCCGACAAGGGGAAGATGGAACGATGCCTGCTCACCCGTGCCCGTTCATTACGAATACAGCCCCCTGCACGTCCTCATACCAGAGCCGTATGCGACGTCCCCCCCCCCTTTACCGACGCTCCCGTCCGGCAGAGAGAGAGGAAGAGAGCAAGAGAGAGCCGTAGCACTCCTGGCACCGCCGTCAGACGGATTTCCCTTTTTTTCCATAATCCAACCAGCAGGATTCGTTGTTTTATCCCGAAAAACGGATAAATTGATTTTATCCCATATAAAGGATAATCGAGTGTTGGCCATTGACAGTGAGACCCTCATAACGAGGGTACCATCAAAATTCGTACAAGACGCCAGATGAACACCATCCGCACCACGAAACAACTTGCACTGCTGCTGCAGGGATATCGCAAGGAACAGCAGCTGTCACAGGAGCAAGCGGCAGAGAGAGTCGGGATGAGCCAAAAAATGGTATCGGCCTTTGAAAACCACCCGGAACGCTGCTCCATCGGAAACCTCTTCAAACTGCTTTCCGCCCTCGGCCTTGAACTCTCGCTCAAAAGAAAAGCAGATGGATCAACAGACAAAGGCGAGTGGTAATGGGCAGAGCATCAAGCACGAAAATGCTCCGGCTCCTGATGAATGGAGAGGATGTCGGAAACTGGACTGTCCGCCCAAACGGTATGCATGAGTTCGGCTATACCGCCTCGTGGCTTACCCTGCCGCATGCCCGGCCGATCTCTCTTTCCATGCCGTTACGAACTGAACCTTACCGTGGTGAAGCGGTCTACGCCTACTTCGACAACCTGCTGCCGAACAATGACCAGATCAGGCGAAGAATCCAGAACCGCTTTGCCGCCGGAGGCATCGATCCGTTTTCGCTCCTGCAGGAAACCGGACGCGATTGTGTTGGTGCCATCCAGCTTCTCGCCCCAAACGATACAGGAGAAGATATCCGAACCATCCGGGCAACGGCTCTTGACCCGGCAGGAATCGCATCCCTCTGCAATAATACAACCCGGGACGCCGCCTTCGGCAAAAGAGAACAGGCGGGTGACGAATTCAGGATTTCTCTTTCCGGGGCAAAGGAAAAAACGGCCCTTCTTTTTCATGAAGGCCGGTGGATGATTCCCCACGGCACCACACCCTCAACCCATATCCTCAAACTGCCACTCGGCACAATCGGCCAAAACCATATCAACATGGATTTGTCGATCGAAAACGAGTGGCTCTCCCTGAAGATCCTCGAGGCATACGGAATTCCTGTCGCCAAAGCAACCATCGAAACCTTCAGCGACGTGAAATCGCTCGTTGTAGAACGCTTCGACAGAAAACCGTCCCGTGAAGGGGACTGGATCATGCGCCTCCCGCAGGAAGACCTATGCCAGGCCACCGGGACACCGCCTTGGCAGAAATACGAAAGCGATGGTGGTCCGGGCATCGAAGCCATCATGCAGCTCCTCCTCGGCTCAGCGCGTGCAGAGGATGACCGGAAGCTGTTCTTCCAGATACAGGTTGCCTTTTTTCTTCTCGCGGCTATCGATGGGCACGCAAAAAACTTCAGCATCTTCCTTGGTCCCACAGGAACGTTCCACCTCACGCCCCTCTATGATACCCTCTCGGCTTTTCCTGTCATCGGAAACGGCCGAAATCAGCTTCCTCCCGGAGAAATCACCATGGCCATGGCTCTTTGGGGTAAAAGCCGTGTGTACCGATGGGCAAACATGACACGGCGCCACTTCATCACCACTGCAAGAAGCTGCGGCCTTACAGGGCGTGCCGCCGAAACCATCATCGATGATATGCTGCAGCGAACGCCGCAGGTTCTTATGGATACCGCCCGACAACTCCCGTCCGGGTTCCCGGAAAGCGTAGCCGGAGCAATCTTTGACGGTGTGGAGCAGTCACAGGAAAGAATTGGATGAAAGAGACCCTGTGCCCTGAAATGAGACCGTACGGCAGTCTTTTCCGCCAATACATGCTACTTGAGAAAGGAGGCCCTCGCTGACATCCCTCTACTCTCATCTCCTGGGGAACTGTTCGAGGCCGAGCTGCCCCGCTTCAGCCGGGTTGGAGAGGAGTGCCGGCCGCTGACAGGGTTGTTTCATAGCTACCTGCTTCGTGGCAGCTTTCCCCAGACCGCACTACTGGAAAGCACCCCTATGGCACAGAAACTTCTTCGTGAAGACATTGTCGACAAAGTCCTCAAGCGCGACATCTGCTCCATGTTCGGCGTAAGGAGACTCAAGGAGCTTGAGCAGACATTTCTGTATTTCTGCCAGCATGACGGGGGGATGCTTGACATCCCCACACGCTGCAACAATCTTGATGTCAATAAAAAGACTGTACTCAACTTCATGATGCTGCTTGAATCAGCTCACCTGATATAGAGGCTGAAGCCGCCTGGTTACGGCAAGGAAATACTGAGGGGCCGAGAGAGAAAGGCCTGCTGGAAGACTCCACAGCGCTTGGCCGGGTTGTTGAAACAGCATTTTTCAAACACGTCTTCGAATGCCACCACAAAGAGAGCGGCGCATTTTCGTACGGGAGAGACCCTTCCACCCAGCATGAGATTGATTCCATATTGTTTTTCTCTCTGATCTCACTGAGAATGTATCAATCGATTATTATCGAAGACTTTCGCCGGGGGCGTACTTTTTACCGGCTTTTTGTCGGGACCCCTTTTCTGTCTTTTCGATACGGAATTTTGTTGCATGTAGCGATGTTTTAGTATATGTTACATGTTACAGGATCAAACAATAACTCAAGGATGGATACTATGGCGGGGGTAGCCGAAAGAGTTCAAAAGTACAGGGCGGGCTTACGCAAGGCCGGGATGCGCCCGTTGCAAATATGGGTTCCCGATACCCGGCGGGCAGGGTTCGCGGCGGAGTGCAGGCGGCAATCGGCCCTTTTGAAAAAAGATCATCAGGAAAAGGAAGTCCTGCAGTTTCTGGAAAAGGCCGCAGACCGTGAAGGGTGGACGGCATGAAGCGGGGCGAGCTCGTCTCCATTGCATTATCAGGCGACTACGGCAAGCCACGCCCTGCCCTCGTCGTTCAGTCTGATTTCTTTTCTGAACATCCTTCTGTGACGGTGCTGCCCGTGACCAGCGAACTTCGTTCAGCGCCGTTGTTTCGCATTGAGATTCCTCCGACGGCAGACAACAACCTGAAAAAGCTTTCCCAAGTGATGGTGGATAAAATCCAGACCGTCCCTTCTGAAAAGGTGGGGCCTGTTTTTGGACGGCTCGATGATACAAGCTTACTCGCCATTAACCGGGCATTGGCTTTGTGGCTGGGGTTTGCGTAGGCTTGCCCCACCAATCATTCACGACCGCGTTGATTACGCAGCCTTTTGTTAAGCCCGTCCCAACCATCGATTACATCCGTTCTCCAAGGCCGAAGGATCGCCAAGGATGTAGGTTTCGCCAAACCTCGAACACATTGCAGCCCTTCGATGGAAAGTGTTCTCGAGTTGACCCGAAAGGCGCTTCACCATTCTTCTGCATGTGGTATTAATCCTAGCCTTGCCGTTTTCCTCAACCAGAACGCAGCGCCTTGCATGGTACTGAGTAAATCTACTCAGTACCATGCAGGGCAGCTCTGTTTGGTGCAAGCGTGACAATGCGTGAGCTTCACTCCAACTGCATTCGTAGGGCGGTCCGGCCGCCATGGGCTGCCGGATGCGGTATCCCATCAGCCTGATAGCCATTTCGGCGATTCTGCCCCATACGAGCCAGCTGCGGGAGGTTCAGCTCGATGGAGTCGTAGATGTGGATGATTCCTTTGTTGGGGTGGGGGGAGATGGCCGTGGAGCGTGATGAGGTTGGGGTTACTGGTTTGATGAGATTCTGCAGGCGCTGGAGATGGGCGGTGTGATGCATTTTCCTGTAAGCCCTGATTTCAATTCGGCTGCAGGGCTTTTGCCGGTTATGCAATTTTCAAGTTCAACTTGAATATTACATACTTCAGAACAAGTACCGAACAGAAACCCGTAGGATGCATCATAACAACCGACGCGGCTTCCAGTCCCTGTCTTCATCCTTCAGGGAGCCATTCTTTCTACCATGCAGGCGGGGACAGCAAAAACACGTCTTCGAATGCCACCACAAAGAGAGCGTCGCATTTTCGTACTGGAGAGACCCTTCCACCCAGCATGAGATTGATGTCATCGCCGACACAGGCGAACGACCCGTGCCGTTCGAGGTCAAGTTCATGGACGGTGCTAAAGAGACCGGGAACCTGAAAAAACTGAAAGCATTCTGCAGGACCCGCTCCGTCGAGGGCGGGTGTGTAATCACCCGTGATGCCGCTAAGGGCTCCCGGGTGTCGCTGCCCCCCTCCCCCCTCATCCATGCTCATCGACGAGCCTTGAGGCGCTTTGGTAGCCGATCACATCGACATCACTCCGCCGTTGGTGTTCCGTGCCGCCATAGATCAGGCTTAACGTCTGAACGCGTTCACCGAGCGTGTTATGGACAGCGTGCAACGAGGTAAAAGCCTCCTTCGCAACAGTCATTCCTGATTTAATTTCGGCAAGACCGATCTTCTCCCCATCTTCAAAGAGCAGGTCGACCTCCCTGCCGTTGCTGTCCCGGTAAAAAAAGAGACGGGAGTGCCGCCCCAGATTTTTCTGCCTCTTCACGACCTCCAGGACAACCAGATTCTCGAACAGGTTCCCTCGAAGGGGGTGTGAAGCCAGATGCGTTTCATCACGGATGCCGATAAGCCAGGCGGCCAGACCCACATCACAAAAGTAGAGCTTGGGTGATTTGGTCAGGCGCTTGCCAATGTTGGCGAACCATGGAGGGAGAAGGAAAACGATAAAAGATGCCTCAAGAACGCTCATCCATGCCCTTGCCGTCTGGCTCGAAATGCCCGAGTCGGCCGCCAGACTGTGCAGGTTCAGAAGCTGACCGGTCCTGCCGGCGGCAAGACGCACAAAGGTTTCGAATGCGCTGAGATTGCGGAGCTGCATCAGTTCGCGAAGATCCCTTTCAATGTATGTTGCAAAATAGTCTCCGAGCAGGACCGTCGGATCAAGCCTGTCGGCATGGATGCGCGGGTATCCTCCGGCATAAAGCATTCGGTTGATGGAGGTGTCGGCGCCAGCGCCCTGCAGCTCCGCAATGGAGAGGGGGAGAAGTTCGAGCAGAGCCGTACGACCTGCCAGAGATTGGCTGACGCTACGACTAAGCTCGAAGTGATGGCTGCCAGTAAGGATGAACTCGCCTTTGCGGTTATGCAGGTCAACCCGGACCTGAAGCCAGGAAAGCAGTTCGGGCACTCTCTGAATCTCATCAAGAACGGCTCCCTCGGGAAACTGCTCAAGGTACCCCCGGGGGTCGGACTGTGCGAAGGCCCTCGTATCCGGCCGTTCGAGGTTGCTGTATGGCTTTTCTGGAAAGCATTGCCTACAGAGAGTTGTTTTTCCAGATTGGCGGGGCCCGGTGAGGGTGACGATCGGGTACTGCCCTGACCTCTCCTTCATGGTAGGAGCAAGATGTCTTTGGATCATTGTTATGCAATTTTCAAGTTCAACTTGAATATTACATACTTCAGAACAAGTACCAAACAGAAACCCGTAGGATGCATCATAACAACCGACGCGGCTTCCAGCGCCTGTCTTCATCCATCAGGGTGCCATTCTTTCTACAATGCAGGCGGAGACAGCATAATGACCAGATAAGGATAACCATCATTTAGAAAGAACACATATACAGCAATAAACAGTTATCCTCAAAGAAGGAGGATTCTACCCTGTGGATTCAAATTTCGGGGTCTTCATGGACTCATGTCCCGACCGGCGGGGCCAACAGCTGATACTGCGGCGGGAAGCCCTTCCTGCAGAAGAACAGAGGCGTCATCCCATGGCACCCGGTGCATGACAATGCTGCACCATATCGATAGCGATGATGCCGGTTATCTGGAAATCGCGGAGTTCATTGCTTCGTACGGGGAACCTGCAGCTGTCAACCAGGACCTGCATGAGCTTTTCACCCGGACTGCATTCAATGTCGCCACAGCACATCGCGACCTTCATCTGAGAAACCATCTGTTTCTCCGCTCGCCGACGGGATGGAGGCTTTCCCCCGTTTCCCGAACCCCGCCCCGTTCAGGGGCGGGTATCCTCGATCTTGGCCTGTTTGCGGATGGAAGCGAAGTATTCGCTGAAGAGCTGTTCCTGCTTCATCTGCAGGAGACGGGGGGCGACAGCCGCTTTTTCAAGGGCGGGGTCCAGCCCTTCGGGAAGAGTTTTCTTCTGCACCATGAAGACGGCAAAGCCGTCATTACCCCTGACAGGCAGGGAGAGCTTCTGCACCGGCATGCCGGCCATGGCCTCCACAAGGGGACGGTCAACCCCGTAGCCCGGAATGAACCCGTCGCTCCAGCGGATGTCGTCGGCAGTGAAGAGGCTGAAGTTCTTGTCCGCGGCAGCGATCTTCTGCAGCGTGGCGCCGGGAACCGAGACCAGCGCCTGCAGCTTCTTTTTGATGAACTCCCCCTTTTTCTCCCGTTTCAGTTCTGTGGTAATGGCCGATTTAAGCTCATCGTCAAGCTTGCGGTAACCGGTGTCGTTCTTCCCGGTAAGGCTCATGACATAGAATCCCCGCTCGGTATCAAGTACGTCGGAGAGGTCGCCCTCACCGGCCTTGAAGGCGAATGAAGCAATCTTTTCGCTGTAGCCGATGGAGGGAATCGGCATGTTGCGGGTGAAGTCGCCGGTTTTGGCAATCTCGCGTTTTTCAGTTTCGGCTGTCTTCGCAAACCCTTTATCCTTCGCATCCATCTGGAACGCCATGGCGATGCGGCGCACACTCTCGGCAGTTTCGGTCGAAGGACGGATGTTGCGGGAAAGGGCGGAGCCGACAAATGCACTGCGGTCGAACCCTTCCACCTTGATGATGTGAAGGCCGAAGCGGGTTGCGACAGGGCCTACAACCGTTCCCGGCGCTGCACTGAAGACCGCATCGGCGAACTCCGGCACCATGCGCTCACTCCGGAACCAGCCAAGCTGGCCACCGCTCCGGGCGCTGCCGATGTCAGCGGAGTAACGGCGTGCAAGATCGGCGAACGAAGCACCGCCCTTGAGCTGCCGGAGGATGTCCTGCGCCTTTGCGCCGGCCTGCTGGGCCTCGGCCCTGTTTGCGGGATTGAATCCGATGAGGATATGCGAGGCACGGGCGACGGGCTGCGAAGCCGTCACGATCTGCTTCACTTTCAGGAGCCGGTAGGCGCCCTGATCTGCGACAGGGCCGATCATCCCGCCCGGCCGCATGGCGGGGGAGCCGAAGATGGCAGAACCTGCTTCGGGTGAAAATACGGAACGGTCAAACGTCCTGTCGGCGCCGCCGGGCTCATCGCTCTGCACCGACACAAACGCGCTGTCGGAGGAGGCAGAGGCAAAGTCACCCCTGAGTGACTCAAGTTCACTGCGGGCCAGCAGACTGTCCTTTGCTGAAGGAACGAGCGGGAAGAAGACGTACTCGGCTGAACGCGAAGGGGGCTGAAGGAACATCTCCTTGTGCTCGTCATAATACTTCCGCAGTTCATCGTCCTTCACCGGGAAGCTGGCATCGTCACCGGCGTAGCTGTAAGGAACAGGGATGAACGAGGCCGACATGCGGGTATACTGGCGGAGGACAAGTTCATCGACCTCCCGGTCCGTCACGTGCGCCATCGTGCCGAGTGCACGAAGCAGCTTCTGGATCTTCAGTTCACGGCGGATGATGTCTTCGACCTGTACCCACATTTCCTTGTTCCGGGGATCCTTGCGTGCGCTGTCAAGCCGTGCGCGGTCGATGGCGCCGGTAGCGGGGTCCATGAAGTTGCGGGCGATGATCTGGGGCGGATCGGGGCGCTGGATGGCAGCCAGGATTTCAGAATCCTCGATGGTGATCCGGAACTTCCGGAACTGCTCTTCAAGCAGCTTCTGGTCGACAAGGGTGTTCCAGGCCTGTTCCTTGAGACCAAGCTCCGCTTCGGGCGAGATGTCTGCTCCGGGGTTGCTCTGGCGGTAGTTTTCGCTGTACTGGCGGTAGATTTCCTCATACTCGCTGTAGGGCACCGGCGTGCCGTTCACACTGCCCGCCTGGCCGTTGCGGCCGGCCGGTCCGCTGAAGTTCATGCCCCATTCGAACACGATGAGGGCGAGGAATGCGGCAAGGAGCGTGTAGAGGATGATATGCGTTTTATCGCGCATGCTCGTCATGAGTGCCATAAGACTTCCCTGTGTATGGTTGCTGCTTTTGTGTTACGATTGTTCCTGTTCTTCTTCCCAGCCTTCCCTGCCGATGAGCGGCACGAAGGCGAATTCATGATACCGTTCCTTCAGAAAGACCTCGCCGCGGCGGGTAATGACGGTCATCTGCTGCACATCCATCCCCCCGAGCGGAATGACGAGGCACCCGTTGTCCGAAAGCTGGCGGAGGAGCGCTTCGGGCTCCTTCGGTGCTGCGGCAGTGACCAGGACGGCGTTGAACGGGGCCTCCTCCGGCCAACCCTCTGAGCCGTCCCCGAGTTTTGCTGCAACGGGGAGGGCAAACCGCCTGAAGCGCCCCAGGGCCTCGCTGTAGAGCGCCGCAACCCTCTCGATGGTAAAGACCCTGTAGCCCATGGCATCGAGGATGGCCGACTGGTAACCCGATCCGGTGCCGACCTCCAGCACCTTGCCGGACGGCACCCTGTCGGCAAGCAGGCTCGTCATGTAGGCCACCGTATAGGGCTGCGAGATGGTCTGGCCGTGCCCGATGGGCCACGCCGCATCGTCGTAGGCGTGCTCCCGCTCGCTTTCGGGGAAAAACAGGTGGCGGCGGACCTCCAGGAACGCCTCGAGGACCCTTGCATTCATGATGCCTGAGCGCCGAAGTCCCTCGACCATCTCCCTGCGCCTTCCGTCAAATACCGATTCGCTCCATTCCATACCTGAAATCCTTTATCTTTAGAGACACAGGCGCAGGGGGAACGCTCCGCTAATATTGCATCAAAAGGGGAAAAAGCCAAACAAAGAGAGCCGCCATGAGCGAACTGCAGTGCACGATACTGGGTGAAGGGTGCAGGATGGGAACCTACATCCTCTTCATCCGCCTCAAGGCTCCGCTCCTGATTCCGTTCGGGCGGTTCATGGGCGGCCGACCCGTCGAGGCCCCGGAGGGCGACTACGTCTACGTCGGCTCAGCTCTCGGAGAGCGGGCCTCGGGTTCACCGCTTGCCCTGCGCCTCTTGCGTCACGCCTCCCGTTCAGGCAAAAAACCCGCGCACCCGATCCGGCGCCTTATGCTCCGGGAGTTCCAGGCCGCCGGCCTCACAAGCGGACCTTCCGCCCGCCACCCCCTTAAACATCTCCGCTGGCACGTCGACTACCTGCTCGAGCGGCGGGAAGCTGAACTCTTCCGGGTAATCGCAATCCGAAGCCCCCTGCGGCTCGAGGACGCGCTCTCCGTCGTCCTGAACACGCACCCTGCCGCCGAAGCCCTCGCTCCCCGTCTCGGGGCTCAGGACCGTAAACAGGGCGCACACCTGCTCCGGCTTTACGACACCGCGGCCGTCATGGCCGACATGGAGAACGCTGCGCTCCATCTGACGGGGAACTGAAGAACTACTCCTCCAGACGGCCGAGCAGTGCGGCGACGAACTGCCGGCGGTCGAAGAGCTGCAGGTCGTCGATCTTCTCTCCCACACCGATGTACTTCACCGGCAGCTTGAGTTCCCGCGATATAGAGAGCACGATGCCGCCTTTGGCCGTACCGTCAAGCTTGGTGACAATGATACCCGTCACATGCACGAACTTCATGAACTCCCGGGCCTGCTGCACGGCGTTCTGGCCGGTGGTGCCGTCAAGCACCAGCAGCACCTCGTGCGGGGCCTCGGGGATCTTCTTTTTGGCCACCCGCATGATCTTGGCAAGCTCCTCCATCAAATGACTCTTGTTGTGCAGCCGGCCTGCCGTATCGACCAGCACCACGTCAGTGCCGCGCGCCACGGCCGAGCTGACGGCATCGAACACCACCGAGGCGGGATCTGCACCCTGCCCCTGGCCGATGAGCGGCACGCCGGCCCGTTCGGCCCATACCTGCAGCTGCTCATAGGCCGCTGCGCGGAACGTGTCAGCGGCGGCAATGACCACCTTCTTCCCCGCCCGCTCGTAGTTGGAGGCAAGCTTGGCCACGCTCGTGGTCTTGCCCGCGCCGTTCACCCCCACGATGAGGATCACATGGGGCCTGGCCGCAAGCGGTGCGTCGAACTCGACCGGATGCTCAAGGCTGCTGTCCCTGAGCATGCCCGAGATTTCATCGAGCAGCATCCGGTTCAGCTCTTCTTCAGAACGGTAGGTCTCCCGTTTCGCCCGCAGGGTGATGGCCTCGACGATGTCGAGCGTCATCTCCACGCCGAC encodes the following:
- the dnaB gene encoding replicative DNA helicase, which gives rise to MKRDRKEDRNIIDFDQDIDFSRESRIPPYSTEIEQEVLACLLLEEDPIEQVVQIFADSGALVFYERRHQIIFRAMMQLYNKRQAIDLITVSEELVKMGELDNIGGRHYLAELSGKVISAANVEYYARLAKEKFLYRRMISISTKISESSYSSSMDIFDLVEHASQQFFNISQAGIKKRATPIKELVKNGIHMLETLRASQSSVTGVGSGFSELDQMTAGFQRSDMIIIAARPSAGKTAFSLALARNAAVDFQTPVLFFSLEMAEVQLAVRLMCAEAMVESQLVRTGRISNEMMGRIINNMDKLNEAKLFIDDTPGISIMELTAKTRRMKQEHDIGMVVVDYLQLVSPVRDGKSNREQEIAQISRSLKALAKELNIPVIALAQLNRSVEQRTGDRRPQLSDLRESGSIEQDADVVMFLSRPEMYGKQTFEDGSSTKDVVEIVIGKQRNGPIGDIRLLFLKNHGRFQSMANAYITAAAESEVDYGNTDHYRAPEADQPPDREGAYINHDEAPF
- the ptsP gene encoding phosphoenolpyruvate--protein phosphotransferase, giving the protein MPAHTPNEEPPATRKGAEDAVPGARKSRRRKEERYTGIAASRGIAIGECYAFVKETEIPLPLKLEPEKTEAEVERFLTALGRSEKELRKIERVTIKKLGKSYSNLFQAQIMVLHDPVLTESVTRRIRSEMRPANLVIEEEFSKYLELFRKSDDELFQERADDMQDIKDRIIRNLHVRKLHSWIPEGVIVASDHLSPADIVLLSRSNIKGFVTDTGGKTSHISLICKSLKIPMVVGLGKLSQKVVAGRQMIIDGSTGTVLVDPSEESIAEYTARQKAEQKSEEDESEAAVYPAMTKCGVRICFYANIDFKEELDAICAAGAEGVGLFRSENLFTDASKVPSESLQERYYFQMADAIAPLPLDIRLFDIGGDKLMYSPVKEPNPNLGWRGVRILLDLPEIIEAQITAILKANLHGNIDILVPMIMSLDEIAAVRAILDRLYLEISQKSGLQIEKPGFGAMIEVPAAVELIEEITRVVDFISIGTNDLTQYTLAVDRNNVIVQDLFEKFHPALIRQLYRIISTAQKNRCKAIICGDMGSDPLALPFLLGCGLRHFSVVSSDIAKLKSLVGRYTLEETEGLARECLMLTTAEAIKDRLERCRSMH
- a CDS encoding helix-turn-helix domain-containing protein, with product MNTIRTTKQLALLLQGYRKEQQLSQEQAAERVGMSQKMVSAFENHPERCSIGNLFKLLSALGLELSLKRKADGSTDKGEW
- a CDS encoding type II toxin-antitoxin system HipA family toxin gives rise to the protein MGRASSTKMLRLLMNGEDVGNWTVRPNGMHEFGYTASWLTLPHARPISLSMPLRTEPYRGEAVYAYFDNLLPNNDQIRRRIQNRFAAGGIDPFSLLQETGRDCVGAIQLLAPNDTGEDIRTIRATALDPAGIASLCNNTTRDAAFGKREQAGDEFRISLSGAKEKTALLFHEGRWMIPHGTTPSTHILKLPLGTIGQNHINMDLSIENEWLSLKILEAYGIPVAKATIETFSDVKSLVVERFDRKPSREGDWIMRLPQEDLCQATGTPPWQKYESDGGPGIEAIMQLLLGSARAEDDRKLFFQIQVAFFLLAAIDGHAKNFSIFLGPTGTFHLTPLYDTLSAFPVIGNGRNQLPPGEITMAMALWGKSRVYRWANMTRRHFITTARSCGLTGRAAETIIDDMLQRTPQVLMDTARQLPSGFPESVAGAIFDGVEQSQERIG
- a CDS encoding antitoxin MazE family protein, translating into MAGVAERVQKYRAGLRKAGMRPLQIWVPDTRRAGFAAECRRQSALLKKDHQEKEVLQFLEKAADREGWTA
- a CDS encoding type II toxin-antitoxin system PemK/MazF family toxin; the protein is MKRGELVSIALSGDYGKPRPALVVQSDFFSEHPSVTVLPVTSELRSAPLFRIEIPPTADNNLKKLSQVMVDKIQTVPSEKVGPVFGRLDDTSLLAINRALALWLGFA